Proteins encoded in a region of the Perca fluviatilis chromosome 8, GENO_Pfluv_1.0, whole genome shotgun sequence genome:
- the dnm1l gene encoding dynamin-1-like protein isoform X2, producing the protein MEALIPVVNKLQDVFNTVGTDIIQLPQIVVVGTQSSGKSSVLESLVGRDVLPRGTGIVTRRPLILQLVHIDPEDRRKTSEENGIDGEEWGKFLHTKNKIFTDFEEIRQEIEAETQRISGNNKGISNEPIHLRIFSPHVVNLTLVDLPGITKVPVGDQPKDIELQIRELIFKYIFNPNSIILAVTAANTDMATSEALKVAREVDPDGRRTLAVVTKLDLMDAGTDAMDVLMGRVIPVKLGIIGVVNRSQLDINQKKLVADAIRDEYAFLQKKYPSLANRNGTKYLARTLNRLLMHHIRDCLPDLKTRINVLASQYQSLLNSYGEPVEDKSSTLLQLITKFAAEYCHTIEGTAKYIETTELCGGARICYIFHETFGRTLESVDPLGGLTTIDVLTAIRNATGPRPALFVPEVSFELLVKRQVKRLEDPSLRCVELVHEEMQRIIQHCSNYSTQELLRFPKLHDAIVEVVTSLLRKRLPVTNEMVHNLVAIELAYINTKHPDFADACGLMNNNIEEQRRNRMRDLPSAVPRDKSLKGPGGQSLSPTEPHALEGEATKAAASGSQSGAASEQTDGGTGNWRGMLKKGEDGPATDRAMLQAPPPANPHKGYAVNLLDVPVPVSRKLSSREQRDCEVIERLIKSYFLIVRKNIQDSVPKAVMHFLVNHVKDCLQSELVGQLYKTGLLDDLLTESEDMAQRRNEAADMLKALQKASQVIAEIRETHLW; encoded by the exons ATGGAGGCCCTCATACCTGTCGTTAACAAACTGCAGGATGTATTTAACACGGTCGGCACAGACATAATTCAACTGCCGCAGATAGTTGTTGTGGGAACTCAG AGCAGTGGGAAGAGTTCGGTTTTAGAGAGCCTGGTTGGCAGGGACGTGCTGCCACGTGGCACTGGCATCGTCACACGCCGGCCCCTTATCCTACAGCTAGTGCACATCGATCCAGAGGACCGCCGAAAAACCAGTGAAGAGAATG GAATCGATGGAGAGGAATGGGGCAAATTTCTACACACCAAAAACAAG ATCTTCACGGATTTCGAGGAGATCAGGCAAGAAATTGAAGCAGAAACACAAAGAATTTCTGGCAATAACAAG ggtATTAGTAATGAACCCATTCACCTGAGAATCTTCTCACCACACGTTGTGAACCTCACATTGGTGGACCTTCCTGGCATTACAAAG GTACCGGTGGGAGACCAGCCCAAAGACATAGAGCTCCAGATCAGAGAATTGATCTTCAAGTACATCTTCAACCCCAACTCCATCATCCTGGCTGTGACTGCTGCCAATACAGACATGGCAACCTCAGAGGCCCTCAAAGTAGCTCGCGAGGTTGACCCTGATG GCAGGAGGACGCTAGCAGTGGTGACCAAGCTGGATCTGATGGATGCTGGCACAGATGCCATGGATGTATTGATGGGCAGGGTCATTCCTGTGAAACTGGGCATAATTGGAGTTGTTAATAG GAGTCAGTTGGATATTAATCAGAAGAAGTTGGTGGCGGATGCCATCCGTGATGAATACGCCTTCCTACAAAAGAAATACCCCTCCCTTGCCAACAGAAATGGAACCAAATATCTGGCCAGAACATTGAACAG GTTACTCATGCACCACATCAGAGACTGTCTTCCTGATCTGAAGACGAGGATCAATGTGCTGGCATCGCAGTACCAgtcgttactcaacagttatgGGGAACCTGTGGAGGACAAGAGTTCCACGTTGCTGCAGCTCATCACCAAGTTTGCTGCAGAGTACTGCCACACCATAGAGGGCACGGCCAAATACATTGAGACAACTGAACT aTGTGGTGGAGCAAGAATCTGTTACATATTTCATGAAACCTTTGGTCGCACATTGGAGTCCGTAGATCCTCTGGGTGGTCTGACAACCATCGATGTGCTGACAGCAATCAGAAATGCAACG GGCCCGAGGCCTGCTTTATTTGTGCCCGAGGTTTCGTTTGAGTTGCTGGTGAAGCGACAGGTCAAGCGCCTGGAGGATCCCAGTCTGCGCTGCGTGGAGCTGGTTCACGAGGAGATGCAGAGGATTATCCAGCACTGCAGCAACTACAGCACCCAG GAGTTGCTGAGGTTTCCAAAGCTCCATGATGCCATAGTAGAAGTGGTCACCTCATTACTCAGAAAGAGGCTCCCAGTCACCAATGAAATG GTTCACAACCTGGTTGCCATTGAGTTGGCCTATATCAACACAAAGCACCCTGACTTTGCCGATGCCTGTGGCCTCATGAACAACAACATAGAG GAGCAGAGACGCAACAGAATGAGAGACCTGCCCTCTGCTGTCCCTAGAGACAAG TCCCTTAAAGGCCCAGGTGGgcagtctctctctcccactgagcCTCATGCCCTCGAGGGCGAGGCCACCAAG GCAGCAGCCAGTGGCTCTCAGAGCGGCGCTGCCAGCGAGCAGACAGACGGCGGGACGGGGAACTGGAGGGGCATGTTGAAGAAGGGAGAGGACGGACCAGCTACTGACAGAGCCATGCTCCAGGCCCCGCCCCCTGCAAACCCACATAAGGGCTACGCTGTCAACCTGCTAGATGTG CCTGTTCCAGTGTCCAGGAAGTTGTCTTCTCGGGAGCAGAGGGACTGCGAGGTCATTGAGAGACTCATCAAGTCATACTTCCTTATTGTacggaaaaacatccaggacaG TGTACCGAAGGCCGTGATGCACTTCCTGGTGAACCATGTGAAGGACTGCCTGCAGAGTGAGCTGGTGGGTCAGTTATACAAGACGGGCCTGCTGGATGACCTGCTGACGGAGTCCGAGGACATGGCTCAGAGACGCAACGAGGCCGCTGACATGCTCAAG GCGTTGCAGAAAGCCAGCCAGGTGATTGCAGAAATCCGAGAAACTCACCTGTGGTGA
- the dnm1l gene encoding dynamin-1-like protein isoform X4, translating to MEALIPVVNKLQDVFNTVGTDIIQLPQIVVVGTQSSGKSSVLESLVGRDVLPRGTGIVTRRPLILQLVHIDPEDRRKTSEENGIDGEEWGKFLHTKNKIFTDFEEIRQEIEAETQRISGNNKGISNEPIHLRIFSPHVVNLTLVDLPGITKVPVGDQPKDIELQIRELIFKYIFNPNSIILAVTAANTDMATSEALKVAREVDPDGRRTLAVVTKLDLMDAGTDAMDVLMGRVIPVKLGIIGVVNRSQLDINQKKLVADAIRDEYAFLQKKYPSLANRNGTKYLARTLNRLLMHHIRDCLPDLKTRINVLASQYQSLLNSYGEPVEDKSSTLLQLITKFAAEYCHTIEGTAKYIETTELCGGARICYIFHETFGRTLESVDPLGGLTTIDVLTAIRNATGPRPALFVPEVSFELLVKRQVKRLEDPSLRCVELVHEEMQRIIQHCSNYSTQELLRFPKLHDAIVEVVTSLLRKRLPVTNEMVHNLVAIELAYINTKHPDFADACGLMNNNIEEQRRNRMRDLPSAVPRDKAAASGSQSGAASEQTDGGTGNWRGMLKKGEDGPATDRAMLQAPPPANPHKGYAVNLLDVPVPVSRKLSSREQRDCEVIERLIKSYFLIVRKNIQDSVPKAVMHFLVNHVKDCLQSELVGQLYKTGLLDDLLTESEDMAQRRNEAADMLKALQKASQVIAEIRETHLW from the exons ATGGAGGCCCTCATACCTGTCGTTAACAAACTGCAGGATGTATTTAACACGGTCGGCACAGACATAATTCAACTGCCGCAGATAGTTGTTGTGGGAACTCAG AGCAGTGGGAAGAGTTCGGTTTTAGAGAGCCTGGTTGGCAGGGACGTGCTGCCACGTGGCACTGGCATCGTCACACGCCGGCCCCTTATCCTACAGCTAGTGCACATCGATCCAGAGGACCGCCGAAAAACCAGTGAAGAGAATG GAATCGATGGAGAGGAATGGGGCAAATTTCTACACACCAAAAACAAG ATCTTCACGGATTTCGAGGAGATCAGGCAAGAAATTGAAGCAGAAACACAAAGAATTTCTGGCAATAACAAG ggtATTAGTAATGAACCCATTCACCTGAGAATCTTCTCACCACACGTTGTGAACCTCACATTGGTGGACCTTCCTGGCATTACAAAG GTACCGGTGGGAGACCAGCCCAAAGACATAGAGCTCCAGATCAGAGAATTGATCTTCAAGTACATCTTCAACCCCAACTCCATCATCCTGGCTGTGACTGCTGCCAATACAGACATGGCAACCTCAGAGGCCCTCAAAGTAGCTCGCGAGGTTGACCCTGATG GCAGGAGGACGCTAGCAGTGGTGACCAAGCTGGATCTGATGGATGCTGGCACAGATGCCATGGATGTATTGATGGGCAGGGTCATTCCTGTGAAACTGGGCATAATTGGAGTTGTTAATAG GAGTCAGTTGGATATTAATCAGAAGAAGTTGGTGGCGGATGCCATCCGTGATGAATACGCCTTCCTACAAAAGAAATACCCCTCCCTTGCCAACAGAAATGGAACCAAATATCTGGCCAGAACATTGAACAG GTTACTCATGCACCACATCAGAGACTGTCTTCCTGATCTGAAGACGAGGATCAATGTGCTGGCATCGCAGTACCAgtcgttactcaacagttatgGGGAACCTGTGGAGGACAAGAGTTCCACGTTGCTGCAGCTCATCACCAAGTTTGCTGCAGAGTACTGCCACACCATAGAGGGCACGGCCAAATACATTGAGACAACTGAACT aTGTGGTGGAGCAAGAATCTGTTACATATTTCATGAAACCTTTGGTCGCACATTGGAGTCCGTAGATCCTCTGGGTGGTCTGACAACCATCGATGTGCTGACAGCAATCAGAAATGCAACG GGCCCGAGGCCTGCTTTATTTGTGCCCGAGGTTTCGTTTGAGTTGCTGGTGAAGCGACAGGTCAAGCGCCTGGAGGATCCCAGTCTGCGCTGCGTGGAGCTGGTTCACGAGGAGATGCAGAGGATTATCCAGCACTGCAGCAACTACAGCACCCAG GAGTTGCTGAGGTTTCCAAAGCTCCATGATGCCATAGTAGAAGTGGTCACCTCATTACTCAGAAAGAGGCTCCCAGTCACCAATGAAATG GTTCACAACCTGGTTGCCATTGAGTTGGCCTATATCAACACAAAGCACCCTGACTTTGCCGATGCCTGTGGCCTCATGAACAACAACATAGAG GAGCAGAGACGCAACAGAATGAGAGACCTGCCCTCTGCTGTCCCTAGAGACAAG GCAGCAGCCAGTGGCTCTCAGAGCGGCGCTGCCAGCGAGCAGACAGACGGCGGGACGGGGAACTGGAGGGGCATGTTGAAGAAGGGAGAGGACGGACCAGCTACTGACAGAGCCATGCTCCAGGCCCCGCCCCCTGCAAACCCACATAAGGGCTACGCTGTCAACCTGCTAGATGTG CCTGTTCCAGTGTCCAGGAAGTTGTCTTCTCGGGAGCAGAGGGACTGCGAGGTCATTGAGAGACTCATCAAGTCATACTTCCTTATTGTacggaaaaacatccaggacaG TGTACCGAAGGCCGTGATGCACTTCCTGGTGAACCATGTGAAGGACTGCCTGCAGAGTGAGCTGGTGGGTCAGTTATACAAGACGGGCCTGCTGGATGACCTGCTGACGGAGTCCGAGGACATGGCTCAGAGACGCAACGAGGCCGCTGACATGCTCAAG GCGTTGCAGAAAGCCAGCCAGGTGATTGCAGAAATCCGAGAAACTCACCTGTGGTGA
- the dnajb9a gene encoding dnaJ homolog subfamily B member 9a has protein sequence MATAQSAVTFAVCILMITELILAKKDYYDILGVPKDATERQIKKAFHKLAMKHHPDKNKSPDAEVRFREIAEAYETLSDETRRREYDQFGYTSAYFSGETEGRHRQGAHQPFSFNFDDIFKDFDIYSQNRHARHRRHFDEHSRYHKESHSRHKRHFQGGFGAGIFDDMYDDIERMFTFDRHTKQTDNRFRGASKQHCRTVTQRRGNMVTTYTDCTAS, from the exons ATGGCAACTGCACAGTCTGCTGTAACGTTTGCAGTGTGCATCCTCATGATAACAGAGCTAATACTTGCCAAGAAGGACTATTATGATATACTGGGAGTGCCTAAAGATGCTACTGAGCGTCAGATAAAAAAAGCTTTCCACAAGCTTGCAATGAAACATCACCCAGATAAGAACAAGAGCCCTGACGCTGAAGTGAGATTCAGAGAAATTGCTGAAG CTTATGAAACTTTATCAGATGAAACCAGAAGAAGAGAATATGACCAGTTTGGTTACACCTCTGCGTACTTTAGTGGGGAGACGGAAGGCAGACATAGACAAGGTGCCCACCAACCTTTCAGCTTCAACTTTGATGACATTTTCAAGGACTTTGACATTTACAGCCAGAACAGGCACGCTCGCCACCGAAGACACTTTGATGAACACTCAAGGTACCACAAGGAGTCCCACAGCAGACATAAGAGACATTTTCAAGGAGGTTTTGGAGCAGGTATCTTTGATGACATGTATGACGACATAGAGCGAATGTTTACCTTTGacagacacaccaaacagactgaCAACAGGTTTCGTGGTGCATCGAAACAACACTGTAGAACAGTGACACAGCGCAGAGGAAATATGGTAACCACATACACAGACTGTACTGCATCTTAA
- the tnnt2d gene encoding troponin T2d, cardiac, translated as MSDTEEVIEEEVQEEEAQEEVTDESKPKPKFMTNIAAPKIPDGEKVDFDDIHRKRQEKDLSELQSLIEAHFIQRKKEEEELITLVNRIEKRRAERAEQQRVRAEREKERQARLAEEKERREQEEQRKKYDDDAKKKKALSNMTAQYSAGQKSDNRKGAKKQTEREKKKKILADRRKALNVDHLNEEKLKEKANELWQWLMGLEAEKFDLGEKLKKQKYDINQLLARVQDHQSAKGRGKGKMGGRLR; from the exons ATGTCTGACACAGAAGAAGTCATTGAGGAGGAAGTTCA GGAGGAAGAAG CGCAAGAGGAGGTGACAG ATGAGTCAAAGCCCAAGCCAAA GTTCATGACAAATATTGCTGCCCCAAAGATCCCTGATGGtgaaaaagtggattttgat GACATCCACAGGAAGCGTCAGGAGAAGGATCTGTCTGAGCTGCAGTCTCTGATCGAGGCTCACTTCATccagaggaagaaagaggaagaggagctcATCACCCTCGTTAACAGAATT GAGAAACGTCGTGCCGAGagagcagagcagcagagggtccgggcagagagagagaaggagaggcagGCCAGACTTGCG GAGGAAAAAGAGCGGAGGGAGCAGGAGGAGCAACGTAAGAAGTATGATGATGATGCCAAGAAGAAGAAGGCTCTGTCAAACATGACCGCGCAGTACAGTGCTGGACAAAAG AGTGATAACAGAAAAGGAGCCAAGAAACaaactgagagagagaagaagaagaagatcctGGCTGACCGCAGGAAAGCTTTAAACGTGGATCATCTGAACGAGGAAAAACTCAA GGAGAAGGCCAACGAGCTGTGGCAGTGGCTGATGGGGCTGGAGGCTGAGAAGTTTGATCTCGGTGAAAAACTCAAAAAGCAGAAATACGAT ATTAACCAGCTTCTTGCTCGAGTCCAGGACCACCAGAG TGCCAAAGGACGTGGCAAGGGCAAGATGGGCGGCCGGCTGAGGTAA
- the dnm1l gene encoding dynamin-1-like protein isoform X3 → MEALIPVVNKLQDVFNTVGTDIIQLPQIVVVGTQSSGKSSVLESLVGRDVLPRGTGIVTRRPLILQLVHIDPEDRRKTSEENATESKKNGRLYRGIDGEEWGKFLHTKNKIFTDFEEIRQEIEAETQRISGNNKGISNEPIHLRIFSPHVVNLTLVDLPGITKVPVGDQPKDIELQIRELIFKYIFNPNSIILAVTAANTDMATSEALKVAREVDPDGRRTLAVVTKLDLMDAGTDAMDVLMGRVIPVKLGIIGVVNRSQLDINQKKLVADAIRDEYAFLQKKYPSLANRNGTKYLARTLNRLLMHHIRDCLPDLKTRINVLASQYQSLLNSYGEPVEDKSSTLLQLITKFAAEYCHTIEGTAKYIETTELCGGARICYIFHETFGRTLESVDPLGGLTTIDVLTAIRNATGPRPALFVPEVSFELLVKRQVKRLEDPSLRCVELVHEEMQRIIQHCSNYSTQELLRFPKLHDAIVEVVTSLLRKRLPVTNEMVHNLVAIELAYINTKHPDFADACGLMNNNIEEQRRNRMRDLPSAVPRDKAAASGSQSGAASEQTDGGTGNWRGMLKKGEDGPATDRAMLQAPPPANPHKGYAVNLLDVPVPVSRKLSSREQRDCEVIERLIKSYFLIVRKNIQDSVPKAVMHFLVNHVKDCLQSELVGQLYKTGLLDDLLTESEDMAQRRNEAADMLKALQKASQVIAEIRETHLW, encoded by the exons ATGGAGGCCCTCATACCTGTCGTTAACAAACTGCAGGATGTATTTAACACGGTCGGCACAGACATAATTCAACTGCCGCAGATAGTTGTTGTGGGAACTCAG AGCAGTGGGAAGAGTTCGGTTTTAGAGAGCCTGGTTGGCAGGGACGTGCTGCCACGTGGCACTGGCATCGTCACACGCCGGCCCCTTATCCTACAGCTAGTGCACATCGATCCAGAGGACCGCCGAAAAACCAGTGAAGAGAATG CCACAGAATCCAAGAAAAATGGACGCCTTTACAGAG GAATCGATGGAGAGGAATGGGGCAAATTTCTACACACCAAAAACAAG ATCTTCACGGATTTCGAGGAGATCAGGCAAGAAATTGAAGCAGAAACACAAAGAATTTCTGGCAATAACAAG ggtATTAGTAATGAACCCATTCACCTGAGAATCTTCTCACCACACGTTGTGAACCTCACATTGGTGGACCTTCCTGGCATTACAAAG GTACCGGTGGGAGACCAGCCCAAAGACATAGAGCTCCAGATCAGAGAATTGATCTTCAAGTACATCTTCAACCCCAACTCCATCATCCTGGCTGTGACTGCTGCCAATACAGACATGGCAACCTCAGAGGCCCTCAAAGTAGCTCGCGAGGTTGACCCTGATG GCAGGAGGACGCTAGCAGTGGTGACCAAGCTGGATCTGATGGATGCTGGCACAGATGCCATGGATGTATTGATGGGCAGGGTCATTCCTGTGAAACTGGGCATAATTGGAGTTGTTAATAG GAGTCAGTTGGATATTAATCAGAAGAAGTTGGTGGCGGATGCCATCCGTGATGAATACGCCTTCCTACAAAAGAAATACCCCTCCCTTGCCAACAGAAATGGAACCAAATATCTGGCCAGAACATTGAACAG GTTACTCATGCACCACATCAGAGACTGTCTTCCTGATCTGAAGACGAGGATCAATGTGCTGGCATCGCAGTACCAgtcgttactcaacagttatgGGGAACCTGTGGAGGACAAGAGTTCCACGTTGCTGCAGCTCATCACCAAGTTTGCTGCAGAGTACTGCCACACCATAGAGGGCACGGCCAAATACATTGAGACAACTGAACT aTGTGGTGGAGCAAGAATCTGTTACATATTTCATGAAACCTTTGGTCGCACATTGGAGTCCGTAGATCCTCTGGGTGGTCTGACAACCATCGATGTGCTGACAGCAATCAGAAATGCAACG GGCCCGAGGCCTGCTTTATTTGTGCCCGAGGTTTCGTTTGAGTTGCTGGTGAAGCGACAGGTCAAGCGCCTGGAGGATCCCAGTCTGCGCTGCGTGGAGCTGGTTCACGAGGAGATGCAGAGGATTATCCAGCACTGCAGCAACTACAGCACCCAG GAGTTGCTGAGGTTTCCAAAGCTCCATGATGCCATAGTAGAAGTGGTCACCTCATTACTCAGAAAGAGGCTCCCAGTCACCAATGAAATG GTTCACAACCTGGTTGCCATTGAGTTGGCCTATATCAACACAAAGCACCCTGACTTTGCCGATGCCTGTGGCCTCATGAACAACAACATAGAG GAGCAGAGACGCAACAGAATGAGAGACCTGCCCTCTGCTGTCCCTAGAGACAAG GCAGCAGCCAGTGGCTCTCAGAGCGGCGCTGCCAGCGAGCAGACAGACGGCGGGACGGGGAACTGGAGGGGCATGTTGAAGAAGGGAGAGGACGGACCAGCTACTGACAGAGCCATGCTCCAGGCCCCGCCCCCTGCAAACCCACATAAGGGCTACGCTGTCAACCTGCTAGATGTG CCTGTTCCAGTGTCCAGGAAGTTGTCTTCTCGGGAGCAGAGGGACTGCGAGGTCATTGAGAGACTCATCAAGTCATACTTCCTTATTGTacggaaaaacatccaggacaG TGTACCGAAGGCCGTGATGCACTTCCTGGTGAACCATGTGAAGGACTGCCTGCAGAGTGAGCTGGTGGGTCAGTTATACAAGACGGGCCTGCTGGATGACCTGCTGACGGAGTCCGAGGACATGGCTCAGAGACGCAACGAGGCCGCTGACATGCTCAAG GCGTTGCAGAAAGCCAGCCAGGTGATTGCAGAAATCCGAGAAACTCACCTGTGGTGA
- the dnm1l gene encoding dynamin-1-like protein isoform X1 has protein sequence MEALIPVVNKLQDVFNTVGTDIIQLPQIVVVGTQSSGKSSVLESLVGRDVLPRGTGIVTRRPLILQLVHIDPEDRRKTSEENATESKKNGRLYRGIDGEEWGKFLHTKNKIFTDFEEIRQEIEAETQRISGNNKGISNEPIHLRIFSPHVVNLTLVDLPGITKVPVGDQPKDIELQIRELIFKYIFNPNSIILAVTAANTDMATSEALKVAREVDPDGRRTLAVVTKLDLMDAGTDAMDVLMGRVIPVKLGIIGVVNRSQLDINQKKLVADAIRDEYAFLQKKYPSLANRNGTKYLARTLNRLLMHHIRDCLPDLKTRINVLASQYQSLLNSYGEPVEDKSSTLLQLITKFAAEYCHTIEGTAKYIETTELCGGARICYIFHETFGRTLESVDPLGGLTTIDVLTAIRNATGPRPALFVPEVSFELLVKRQVKRLEDPSLRCVELVHEEMQRIIQHCSNYSTQELLRFPKLHDAIVEVVTSLLRKRLPVTNEMVHNLVAIELAYINTKHPDFADACGLMNNNIEEQRRNRMRDLPSAVPRDKSLKGPGGQSLSPTEPHALEGEATKAAASGSQSGAASEQTDGGTGNWRGMLKKGEDGPATDRAMLQAPPPANPHKGYAVNLLDVPVPVSRKLSSREQRDCEVIERLIKSYFLIVRKNIQDSVPKAVMHFLVNHVKDCLQSELVGQLYKTGLLDDLLTESEDMAQRRNEAADMLKALQKASQVIAEIRETHLW, from the exons ATGGAGGCCCTCATACCTGTCGTTAACAAACTGCAGGATGTATTTAACACGGTCGGCACAGACATAATTCAACTGCCGCAGATAGTTGTTGTGGGAACTCAG AGCAGTGGGAAGAGTTCGGTTTTAGAGAGCCTGGTTGGCAGGGACGTGCTGCCACGTGGCACTGGCATCGTCACACGCCGGCCCCTTATCCTACAGCTAGTGCACATCGATCCAGAGGACCGCCGAAAAACCAGTGAAGAGAATG CCACAGAATCCAAGAAAAATGGACGCCTTTACAGAG GAATCGATGGAGAGGAATGGGGCAAATTTCTACACACCAAAAACAAG ATCTTCACGGATTTCGAGGAGATCAGGCAAGAAATTGAAGCAGAAACACAAAGAATTTCTGGCAATAACAAG ggtATTAGTAATGAACCCATTCACCTGAGAATCTTCTCACCACACGTTGTGAACCTCACATTGGTGGACCTTCCTGGCATTACAAAG GTACCGGTGGGAGACCAGCCCAAAGACATAGAGCTCCAGATCAGAGAATTGATCTTCAAGTACATCTTCAACCCCAACTCCATCATCCTGGCTGTGACTGCTGCCAATACAGACATGGCAACCTCAGAGGCCCTCAAAGTAGCTCGCGAGGTTGACCCTGATG GCAGGAGGACGCTAGCAGTGGTGACCAAGCTGGATCTGATGGATGCTGGCACAGATGCCATGGATGTATTGATGGGCAGGGTCATTCCTGTGAAACTGGGCATAATTGGAGTTGTTAATAG GAGTCAGTTGGATATTAATCAGAAGAAGTTGGTGGCGGATGCCATCCGTGATGAATACGCCTTCCTACAAAAGAAATACCCCTCCCTTGCCAACAGAAATGGAACCAAATATCTGGCCAGAACATTGAACAG GTTACTCATGCACCACATCAGAGACTGTCTTCCTGATCTGAAGACGAGGATCAATGTGCTGGCATCGCAGTACCAgtcgttactcaacagttatgGGGAACCTGTGGAGGACAAGAGTTCCACGTTGCTGCAGCTCATCACCAAGTTTGCTGCAGAGTACTGCCACACCATAGAGGGCACGGCCAAATACATTGAGACAACTGAACT aTGTGGTGGAGCAAGAATCTGTTACATATTTCATGAAACCTTTGGTCGCACATTGGAGTCCGTAGATCCTCTGGGTGGTCTGACAACCATCGATGTGCTGACAGCAATCAGAAATGCAACG GGCCCGAGGCCTGCTTTATTTGTGCCCGAGGTTTCGTTTGAGTTGCTGGTGAAGCGACAGGTCAAGCGCCTGGAGGATCCCAGTCTGCGCTGCGTGGAGCTGGTTCACGAGGAGATGCAGAGGATTATCCAGCACTGCAGCAACTACAGCACCCAG GAGTTGCTGAGGTTTCCAAAGCTCCATGATGCCATAGTAGAAGTGGTCACCTCATTACTCAGAAAGAGGCTCCCAGTCACCAATGAAATG GTTCACAACCTGGTTGCCATTGAGTTGGCCTATATCAACACAAAGCACCCTGACTTTGCCGATGCCTGTGGCCTCATGAACAACAACATAGAG GAGCAGAGACGCAACAGAATGAGAGACCTGCCCTCTGCTGTCCCTAGAGACAAG TCCCTTAAAGGCCCAGGTGGgcagtctctctctcccactgagcCTCATGCCCTCGAGGGCGAGGCCACCAAG GCAGCAGCCAGTGGCTCTCAGAGCGGCGCTGCCAGCGAGCAGACAGACGGCGGGACGGGGAACTGGAGGGGCATGTTGAAGAAGGGAGAGGACGGACCAGCTACTGACAGAGCCATGCTCCAGGCCCCGCCCCCTGCAAACCCACATAAGGGCTACGCTGTCAACCTGCTAGATGTG CCTGTTCCAGTGTCCAGGAAGTTGTCTTCTCGGGAGCAGAGGGACTGCGAGGTCATTGAGAGACTCATCAAGTCATACTTCCTTATTGTacggaaaaacatccaggacaG TGTACCGAAGGCCGTGATGCACTTCCTGGTGAACCATGTGAAGGACTGCCTGCAGAGTGAGCTGGTGGGTCAGTTATACAAGACGGGCCTGCTGGATGACCTGCTGACGGAGTCCGAGGACATGGCTCAGAGACGCAACGAGGCCGCTGACATGCTCAAG GCGTTGCAGAAAGCCAGCCAGGTGATTGCAGAAATCCGAGAAACTCACCTGTGGTGA